In Pan paniscus chromosome 1, NHGRI_mPanPan1-v2.0_pri, whole genome shotgun sequence, the DNA window CGCTGAGGGGGTTTGTGCGGCTGCCAGGAGGCGTGAACCGCGGACCATGAGCGTGGGCTTCATCGGGGCCGGCCAGCTGGCCTATGCTCTGGCGCGGGGCTTCACGGCCGCAGGCAAGCGCGTGGAGGCGGGAGGCGGCTTCGCGGGCGGTCCCGAGGCCCGAGAGGGCCTCCGTCCCACCAGCATGAGCGAATGAAAGGGGAGTTTGCGTCCGGTGGGGTAGATGAGACTCTGGTTGAGCAGCAAGTGCGTCTTCTGTCCTCGCAGAGGGttgagggggagagggagactgGCACTGTTAGGACGGCTCTGGGTTTTAGAGCCAGGGAAAGCGTGGTAACGGGCTGGGCCGCGACCCCTAGTTGAAAAGCTCTGTCTTCTGCAGGCATCCTGTCGGCTCACAAGATAATAGCCAGCTCCCCGGAAATGAACCTGCCCACGGTGTCCGCGCTCAGGGTAGGTGGAGCCGGGCGGAGTGGGAAGCGGGTGGAGGCCCAGGAAAAGGATGACCTGAGATGAAGTGAGTCTGGCCGGCCCCTGCGCCCAAGTGCTGGTCTTTGGCCGGCGGTGACCTTCACTCCAGGAACATCACAATCTTTCCACCTTCTCTTGGGCAGCTCAGTGTGGTGGGAACACCCAGGGAGACATACTGGGGGTCAGATCCAGACACTGGAGTGGTAGAGGATTAACTGAGGTGATTATATGATgaaagcacctggcacatagtaggtacctaataaatactcattttttaaattttttttcagacagggtcttactctgtcgcccaggctggagtgcagtggcgcgatctcagctcactgtaacctccgcctcccgggttcaagcgatcctcccacctcagcctcccgagtagctggaattacaggcacccaccacgcgcagctaatttttgtatttttggtagagaatactgttggccaggctggtctcgaactcctggcctcaagtgatctgcccgccttggcctcccaaagtgctgggattacagggatgagccactgcgctcagccattTTTCTTAATAGACGAGTTGTATGACCTTAAAGTACTCAGCCACTTTGAGGCTATTTCCTCATTTACAACAGTGGCCACTTTGCTGTTATTCTGAGTCGTGAATGAGCATATTGGGAAGAATCTGGTGAGTTAGTTGTTCTGTTCTCCAAAAACATATTCCAAGTCTTCACCCAAAACCTGTGCTCTGTGGGAGAGGATGGCTGATGAGGCAGGTGACAGGCAGTGTCTGTGCCTAGGGTGGGCTGATGTGCCTAGCACTGGAGGGTCCTGCTTCTCAGTTTGGAGTCATAGAGGGATGGATGGCTTCCAGCCTAGCCCTGGACCACATGGAGACTGTGCGGTCCCCACAAACAAGCGGCCAGGGTTAGGATAGGGCCTGACTCAGCTGTGCTTCTGACGACCAGGTATTAGCATTTCCCTTTGCCCTGCCACTTTCACCATAGGGCCTTCTTACCTGGCAGAGGAGTGCCTTAGATGCCAGAAGATTGGCAGGGAAGAAGGGCAGCCACTTCCTGGTTACCATGGAGAAGTTTGTCATGCTCCAAGCCTGTGCTTACTTGTCCAGCACCAACAATGGGAAACTGTATCATTTGGGGTAGGGGTAGAACCCTGAGGGCATAAAGCTAAGAATTCCAGGCTGCATCTGGCAGAATCGGTTTGGCAGGGGTTCAGCTGCTCCCTGGGAGGCCTTGGCATAGCCAGGCTGCTCCAGCACTGTGAGCTGGGAGTCTCCTCTTGCAGAAGATGGGTGTGAACCTGACACGCAGCAACAAGGAGACGGTGAAGCACAGCGACGTCCTGTTTCTGGCTGTGAAGCCACATATCATCCCCTTCATCCTGGATGAGATTGGGGCCGACGTGCAAGCCAGACACATCGTGGTCTCCTGTGCGGCTGGTGTCACCATCAGCTCTGTGGAGAAGGTGCCCATCTCAGCCCTGATGTCCCTTGTGTGAGGGGAGGGTTGACCCACGAATGGCAGCTAATGGGTGGGTGCTGGTGGGAGCCGTGCCCTGGCCACTCATTCGGCTCTCTCCCTCACCCTAGAAGCTGATGGCATTCCAGCCAGCCCCCAAAGTGATTCGCTGCATGACCAACACACCTGTGGTAGTGCGGGAAGGCGCTACGGTGTACGCCACGGGCACCCATGCCCTGGTGGAGGATGGGCAGCTCCTGGAGCAGCTCATGAGCAGCGTGGGCTTCTGCACTGAGGTGGAAGAGGACCTCATCGATGCCGTCACGGGGCTCAGTGGCAGCGGGCCTGCCTATGTGAGGCCCTCATTTGCTTGCTCAGCCTTCTAGGAACCCAGGCAGCAAGATGGGCTGGCAGGCAGGCTTGGACTGGGGGTGGTGCCCACCTCTTGGGCACAGCTGGCTGGTACAGGATGCTGACCCTTGGAGCTAGTTCTAGTCATCAGAAAGCAGACCTAAGGAAAGGCCCTTCAGTGCCTATGGCCTGGGGCTTAGTGAGTGTCTCCACAGGCATTCATGGCTCTGGACGCATTGGCTGATGGTGGGGTGAAGATGGGTTTGCCACGGCGCCTGGCAATCCAACTCGGGGCCCAGGCTTTGCTGGTCAGTATCTTTCCCCCGCATGTTCAGGACCAGGGTGTAGAATGGGGGTTCTTGTGCATCACTGAACTGGGGTGGGAGTTGGTTGGGAAGCTGGGGTAGCAGTTGGGCAGGAGCAGTGGGTATGGGGAAGCCTGTTCCAACGCACACCAGCAACTTTCTCCTAATGTGCCCTTCCCCATAGGGAGCTGCCAAGATGCTGCTGGACTCGGAGCAGCATCCATGCCAGCTTAAGGACAATGTCTGCTCCCCTGGGGGAGCCACCATCCACGCCCTGCACTTTCTAGAGAGTGGGGGCTTCCGCTCTCTGCTCATCAATGCAGTTGAGGCCTCCTGTATCCGAACACGGTGAGTCCATCCCGCGGACTTCTGTCCCAGACCCTTCAGTCCTGGTTGGTCCCTGGGCTGGGTTGAGCACCATTTGCGGAACCTGTTGTCTTGGGTCCCATTTAGCAGTGTTGGAGTCTGTGCTCTGTTAATAACCACAACTTAGTAGATTTTGTTTACCTAAGAGTTTGCAAGCCTTACTTCACTTAATTCTCACTGCATTTCAGATAACCAGGATTAACTTTGACTTGTAGAtgggaagttgaggctcagagataATTTTCCCAAGGCCAAACAGTTAAAAAGTGATGGAGACAGGATTCTAATTTGAATCTATGACTCCAAAGCCTGTCACTCTCCCCGTGTGATCACAGATACCACTTGGGGCTCTgatcaaatgagataaataaGCAAACCCTAACTTAGGTAACTAATACTTCTTAGAAGTACTAGTTGGGAAGTACTAGTTGGGAAGTGTTTGTCTTGGGGCTCTAATTTTTGGTGGTGTCAGATCAACAAGCTTGAGGGTTGTGTAGATAGTGGAGACTCAAAGCTCTGGCCCCAGGGTTTATTGCCTTCCTTTAATCCTTCTGGGGTTTTGTCTGCAGAGAGCTACAGTCCATGGCCGACCAAGAAAAGATCTCCCCAGCTGCCCTTAAGAAGACCCTCCTAGACAGAGTGAAGCTGGAATCCCCCACAGTCTCCACACTGACCCCCTCCAGCCCAGGGAAGCTCCTCACAAGAAGCCTGGCCCTGGGAGGCAAGAAGGACTAAGGCAGCATCTATCCCCTCTGATTCAGAGCCCTTAGTTGAGAGCCCCTGCCACCCCTGCCACCCCCCTGCCCCGCTCCCACCATTGCCCCTCCTCAGCTGTGCAAGGAGAAAGCATGCTTAGGAAGTTTTCAGGTCCTTGTGATAAAACCTCCTTAAATCTGTTCAGACCAAGCAATGCGAGCTTCCTCTCCTGTCCCATGTTGGAAGTTGCTCTGAAGGGGTGGTAGATGCTGGAAGCCAGACACAACCCTGCGTACGCTGCTCAGTTGGTGGAGACTGGGGCTGGGACTGGAGTCAGCCCagctgggaggaggggctggggaggatcTGCAGCTGAAGCCCAAGGCAGGGTTGGTTTGATGCCAAGGCAAAGTGGtgagagagaaaacaggaaaggggCTTTCTCTGAATTGGTAAATGGGAAAGAAGTGAGCAACTTAAGATTGTCACAATCACAAGTGTACAGGATTAGACTGTGTTTATATTTAACTCTTGCTTCATAGGTGTACCATTTAAAGAGTGTTATTTAATGCTAAGTTTAACTGctttaataaagtttatttttaaatatcttgctTTTGTTAGGCTTAATCTTAAATAATCATCCTGGAGAACTTGATGCCCTTGTGAGGTCCTCCCTGCTTCTCTGCGAGAGCACTGTCCAAGGGCTAGAAGTAGGGATGAGAGGAATAAGGGGCCAGGCCCTTGGTCTGGATCAAGGTGTTGTTCTAGAATGAGCCAAAGCTAATGGCAGGGAAGAGCCAAGTGGGCTGCATGGGTTGTGGGTCAGCAGCCCAGAATAAAGGGGAAAGCCGTCTGCTTTGATGTggggcaggcactgtgctgagcatTTGATCCTCACAGCTGCCCTCTGAAGGAGGAACTGTTCTTTTCTCACCGTATAGATGTCGaggcagccgggcgcagtggctcacgcctgtaatcccagcacttggggaggccgagccaggtggatcatgaggtcaggagatcgagaccatcctggctaacatggtgaaaccccgtctctactaaaaattaaaaaaaaaaaattagccgggcgtggtggtgggcacctgtagtcccagctactcgggaggctgaggcaggagaatggcgtgaacctgggaggcggagcttgcagtgagccgagatcacgccactgtactccaacctgggcaacagagtgagactccgtctcaaaaaaaaaaaaaaaccatctggAGGCCTAGAGGGATAAGCAACTTACCCCCATTTGTGCTGCTGGTCAGTGGTGGGGCTGTCTGTGTTCTTAGCTATCAATTCTGCAGCCTCCCAGAAATAGCTGGGCATGCCATCCACATAGCCAGACATCCAGTGTTTCTCTAGGCAGGCTGGCGTGTGCCTGGTACTTGTTCCTAGGAGCTGCCTGCCTGTGCAGCAGGGCTGTTTGAAAAGGCAtgcaaggccgggcgcggtggctcatgcctgtaatcccagcactttgggaggccgaggtgggcagatcatgaggcaaagagatctagaccatcctggccaacatggtgaaaccctgtctctactaaaaatacaaaaattagccaggcatggtggtgtgtacccgtaatcccagctactcgggaggctgaggcaggagaatcgcttaaacctgggaggcggagattgcagtgagccaagatcgcgccaccgtactccaccctggcaaaagagcaagacttcatctcaaaaaaaagagaaaaggtatgGGCATTGGCATCAGCATCagctctgggttcaaatcttagaTTCCCCTGCTTTCTACTCCACAGCCCGGGAGAAGTTACCGAATTTCTCTGATCTCAGGGTTTCATCCCTTATAAATATGGAGCCCATGCTTCATCAAAAGGTTGTGGTGGGTGTTAAATGAGACCATGTGGCAGTGCTCAACAGAACATCTGGAACACCATGGCCCCTTCGTGTAAATGGTGTTCTTCCTTCACCCTCCTGCTGAGAAGAGAGTGGAGCCTTGTTCCATTCCACTGAGTCAGGGCAGCCCCAGCTCTAACTCCAAACCTGAGAGCACATGGGAAGTCATTCTTCTGGGCCAACACAGCAAGTGCAATACTAAAAACTCATTTAAAGCCCTCAGTATGTGGCCGGCCCTTTGCAGGCACTTCACATATACTCTCATGGCCTTAGGAGCtgggtataattttttttttcccccagaaaagtgaggctcaaagaggttaaatacAAGTTGCccaaaaagatttgaacagacatttcaccaaaaaagataaacaaatggtgAAGAAGCACGTCAAAAGATGCTCAGCCTTAAaatagttattagggaaatgcaaatcaaagcccaATGAGgcaccacttcacacccacaaATATGACTgttcttggtttaaaaaaaaaatagcaaatgttgGCAAGcacgtggagaaattggaacccttgtgcattgctggtggggatgtataatgatgcagccactttgggaaacagtctGGCACTTCCTTAAGAGATTaaacaagctgggtgtggtggtgcacgcctgtagtcccaactactcgggaggctgagaagggaagatggcctgagcccagaagttcaaatccagcctgggcaacat includes these proteins:
- the PYCR2 gene encoding pyrroline-5-carboxylate reductase 2, which encodes MSVGFIGAGQLAYALARGFTAAGILSAHKIIASSPEMNLPTVSALRKMGVNLTRSNKETVKHSDVLFLAVKPHIIPFILDEIGADVQARHIVVSCAAGVTISSVEKKLMAFQPAPKVIRCMTNTPVVVREGATVYATGTHALVEDGQLLEQLMSSVGFCTEVEEDLIDAVTGLSGSGPAYAFMALDALADGGVKMGLPRRLAIQLGAQALLGAAKMLLDSEQHPCQLKDNVCSPGGATIHALHFLESGGFRSLLINAVEASCIRTRELQSMADQEKISPAALKKTLLDRVKLESPTVSTLTPSSPGKLLTRSLALGGKKD